From one Lolium rigidum isolate FL_2022 chromosome 4, APGP_CSIRO_Lrig_0.1, whole genome shotgun sequence genomic stretch:
- the LOC124708638 gene encoding acetylornithine aminotransferase, mitochondrial-like, protein MNSLQSFLAVAPVVKPAAAAPAGARLLPSRRARVSACLATPAPPPTAAGPGRRELSAASRAVVEDEAKYIVGTYKRAQVVFVSGRGCKLYDIDGREYLDMAAGIAVNALGHCDPDLVEATTDQSKRLGHASNVGYTVPQVHLAKRLVEASFADRVFFANSGTEANEAAIKFSRKYQRVAHPDGDAPTGFVSFSNCFHGRTMGALALTSKVQYREPFEPVMPGSTFVEYGNLEEAKKVIQSGKIAAVFVEPVQGEGGIHSATKEFLQGLREACDEAGALLVFDEVQCGLGRTGYLWAYEIYGVKPDMMTLAKPLANGLPIGVVLVNEKIAAAINYGDHGTTFGGNPFVCSAALAVLDKIQKPGFLAEVAKKGENFRQLLKTKLSGNPHVKEIRGIGLIVGIELDVPAGPLVDACLAAGVFLLTAGKGNVVRLVPPLIISEKELEQAAEVIRDCLPALDS, encoded by the exons ATGAACTCACTCCAATCCTTCCTCGCCGTCGCGCCCGTCGTCAAGCCTGCGGCGGCCGCCCCAGCCGGCGCGAGGCTTCTTCCGTCCCGGCGGGCGCGCGTCTCCGCCTGCCTCGCgaccccggcgccgccgccgacggccgcGGGGCCGGGGCGGCGGGAGCTGTCCGCGGCGAGCCGGGCCGTCGTGGAGGACGAGGCCAAGTACATCGTCGGCACCTACAAGCGCGCCCAGGTCGTCTTCGTGTCCGGGCGCGGCTGCAAGCTCTACGACATCGACGGCCGCGAGTACCTCGACATGGCCGCCGGCATCGCCGTCAACGCCCTCGGCCACTGCGACCCCGACCTGGTCGAAGCTACCACGGACCAGTCCAAGCGCCTCGGCCACGCTAGCAACGTCGGCTACACCGTTCCCCAG GTGCACCTCGCCAAGCGGCTCGTGGAGGCCTCCTTCGCGGACCGCGTCTTCTTCGCCAACTCCGGCACCGAGGCCAACGAGGCGGCTATCAAGTTCTCCAGGAAGTACCAGCGGGTTGCGCACCCAGATGGAGACGCGCCCACGGGATTCGTGTCTTTCTCCAACTGCTTCCACGGCCGGACCATGGGCGCGCTCGCGCTGACCAGCAAGGTGCAGTACCGGGAGCCATTTGAACCGGTCATGCCCGGCTCGACATTCGTGGAGTATGGCAACTTGGAGGAGGCCAAGAAGGTGATTCAGTCGGGGAAGATTGCTGCCGTGTTTGTCGAGCCTGTGCAAGGTGAAGGCGGGATTCACAGTGCCACCAAGGAGTTCTTGCAGGGGCTGCGGGAGGCTTGCGATGAGGCTGGGGCTCTCCTTGTCTTTGATGAG GTGCAATGTGGTCTGGGGCGCACAGGGTACCTCTGGGCCTATGAGATTTATGGAGTAAAACCTGACATGATGACCTTGGCGAAGCCACTGGCCAACGGCCTTCCTATTGGCGTAGTGTTGGTCAACGAAAAGATTGCTGCAGCCATAAACTATGGAGACCATGGCACCACATTCGGCGGAAACCCTTTCGTGTGCAGCGCTGCATTAGCCGTATTGGACAAGATCCAGAAACCTGGTTTCCTGGCAGAGGTGgccaagaaaggagagaactTCCGGCAGCTGCTCAAGACCAAGCTGAGCGGAAATCCTCATGTCAAAGAGATCCGAGGGATTGGTCTCATTGTTGGAATTGAGCTGGATGTACCGGCTGGTCCTTTAGTCGATGCGTGCTTGGCCGCTGGTGTCTTTTTGCTGACGGCTGGGAAAGGCAATGTCGTTAGGCTTGTGCCGCCGCTTATCATCTCGGAAAAGGAGCTGGAGCAAGCTGCAGAGGTGATAAGGGACTGCCTACCTGCTCTTGATTCTTGA